The sequence AGGTCAGCGGGATCTATAGGGCAGCGGGATCTATAGGGCAGCGGGATCTATAGGGCAGCGGGATCTGTAGGTCAGCGGGATCTATAGGTCAGCAGGATCTATAGGTCAGCGGGATCTATAGGTCAGCGGGATCTATAGggctgctggcagcgggggctgccGTTCCCCACCGTAGCCGGCGGAGCTGCTGCTGTCGTTCCCCGGTGGCTCGCggggccggggtcccccccgtgtccccccatgggGCGTCAAGGCGCCTTTCGGGGCCCAGCCAGCGCCGTGGGGCTGTGGGGCCGGCGTGGGGCCTCcgccgtccgtccgtccgtccctaCGTGCGCGCGGCGCTGGGGCTAATGGCTCCTCCAGCTGGTTTtgcagggggcggggagggccggggcggCTGAGGCTGGAACAACTCGTTTCGTCTTTCCTCCCCGGACGGTCCCGCCGTCGCCTCTGGCTTCGCCTCCCGCCCCACACACGTAAGTGCCGCTCGGCCAGAGCCGTACCCGAATCCGGCACCGTgcccccgccggggctcccccccGGCACTTGCCGGGTTATAAACGGCTCCGGACTATTCCCAGGGAGCGCAGCCCAGGCTGGAAACCCTCCAAGCCGGGCTCTGcgtgtgtggttttgttgttttttttttttcttccctcctttctctctgTTCAAGGCAtttaaaacaggggaaaaaaaaaaaaaaaaaaaaaaagaggaaaaccagatttaaaaaatCCATGTTTTCATCCTCAGGgggatttttccccttttatcgCACCCAGAGGATGCAGAAGGGACTGTGCAGGAGCCGAGCAGCTGAGCTAACCTGAACCAAAGCACttggtttttctctttattttaatttatttccctcccccctccccagcttttaTCCTTTCCCGGGGTGAGTGGAAGCAGGCTTGGACAGACAGTGCTTTTTCTGCGGAAAACGGGCCGGGGCGTGGAGGAATAGGTGCCCAGGGCAGCGATGGAGGGATTTCCGTGGACGCTGTcgggatggggagggggattgATTTTCAGGGAGAAGCTGCGAGGTCTTTCCATCTCCCAGCCCATGGGGCCAGGAACAAAAGGAGCTGGATGAGtgagccaggaaaaaaataattattttttatgcgtgtgtatatatatacttttttttttttccccactgatttGGGGAAGGTTGTAGCTTTCGGATTAACCCTTTAGGAGCGGCGGGGGAGTGCCTTGTGTTCACAGGCTGAACTGTTTTCCTGCATCCCCAGCCTGGGTTGATAACCTGGTTTATGGGATGGACCAGCCCAAGGTGCCACCCTGGCCCGACAGCTGGTTTTTGGGGCTTCCCCTGCCCTTACCCAGCATGTTCTTCCCCCCACTCCCGGGTAGACCCTTGGGGCCAGAATCTGCTTCCCACCCAGAGCAAAACAGGTTTGTCATCATTTCTCTGGGCTGGCGTCACTGCTGCGATGCTAGGGACGCTTCAGGGCACAAGTGTGTCCCCCCAGTGTCTTGGAGGGGGCTCGGGGCATTTTTCTCCAAGCCACCACGTGCTGCTTGGGAAAAACCCTTttggctgaggaggaggaggaggaggaggaaaatgatgGCGTAGGAAGGACGGGTGAGGCTGTTTCTTCCCTGCTTTGCAAAGGAGAGCGGAGGCGGAGTGTTGTCCCCACCCTGCCCAAGCTGCCGTTTCGCCGGCACACGGCACAAACCAGTGGCCAAGCACTCGCTCCCCAGACTTGATGGACCGGTCCCATCGCCCGTGGCTCCGTCGCTTGGCTCCCGGGATGCTGCGAAGGGACCGAACCCGGAGCCCCTCTAAAGCCACAGCAGCATCAGGGTGAGCCCTGtgccggagcggggccgcggggaTTTGCACCGGCACTGTGCTCCCCTGCGAGTTTTCCCCCCCATGGGTAGGGGGGAGTTTTTGGGGATATAATCGTGGCAGGGGTGGTTCCTCTCCCAGTTTCACCAGGGTTTCGCCCCAGTCAGCACCGTGTTTATCTTCACTCACCCCAAAGGACGCCCGTGCTGAAGCCGTGGGGCTGGTGGCTGAAGGGTTAAACGGGGCTCCACCACCAGCAGCCGCACACTGACAGCTTGCTTGAACACCGAGCCCTAACTCGGGGTCTCCACTCGGGGTCTCCTGCCGAGTCTGGGCTGTGGATCCCTCCCGCGCCGGTACCGGCACCGTCCAGAGGCAGGAAGCTCTGCCCACAGCCTTTGCTTGCTTTGTCATATTTTCTTCCAGCGAACTTTGCTGTATTTTTAGCTTGCAGGAAGCTCCCCCTGCTTATCAGTGAACTGCTAAACAAGCTGCCAGCGCCCGGCGCTACCCCCCCGCCTGCCAGAGCACTAAAATCCCCACCGCCGAGGGGGGAGAGAGCCACAGAGCACAGAAGGAACCCCCCATCCCTGGCAAAAGCCCTTGGAGGGTCTTAACGGGGTCACGCGAGCCCAGACGCCGGGGTGACGGGCTCCCTGGGCGCCGGTGTGGACAGCTCTAAGGACTCTTGGCACACGGCCGGTTTTCTGGACGCCGGTGCTGCGGCTCGGCGTTGCCGGGGGCCCTGGGCCAGCCGTGTTGATACAGACGCCGGGTTATTCGAGGTGAAAGCATCCCTGCGCCACCCCTGGCACCGGCGTAGCCAACTCGACGGCTTCCTGCCGTGCCGTGGCCCCCGGTGAAGGACGGCTGCTCCCAGCCAGGATGTTTGCTTTGGGCATGGGtccaaaaaaatccccccccccccttttctccctgCGCCGCTTCCTTCACCAGTGCAAACTGTGTCACTGGGGACGCCCTCCCCGTCCCACCCCGGCGCGTCTCGCCCTCGGCGGGCGATGGAAATCCCGAACCGTCCCGTGAGCAATTTCGAAAGCGGGTGGCGGGGTGGGGACGTGGGCGACACGGGGCCGGCGCAGTGGAAACCAGCCGCCTTCCGAGCCGAGCTGCTCCTTACGCAGCCGGGCAAAATCCGCGTGGCTTTGCTATCGGCAATTATTTTTTCGCGTGGTTCATCTGCGTCTTCATCACCCGGGTCAGAAAAAGAGATAGGGGAAGGGggaataaaaaaacaaaagaggggAAAATAGGGTGGGGGATGATGGCACGTGGGTCGTGGTGGGGGATGTTCAtgtctttccttttgttttctctcctcGCAGACAGGTTCGGCGGGCGACCCGGTTGATGGACCCAGCAGAAGCCAAATGGAAGAAGGGCCAATTAATTATGTCGAAGAAAGGCGGCTGAACGAGGGCAGCGGGCTCAGCCTGGCAAATGGGGGCCGGCCAGAGGCGGGGGGCACCGCACTGATGGAGCCAAGCGGCTGGTCGCCGGGCCAGCCGCCTGCCGCCAGTAAAGCCCACCTGGAAGACGTCAGGAACCTGGTGGCCTTTTCGGCGGTGGCCGAAGCCGTTTCCTCCTACAGACTACCACCCCCGGGTTCGCCGTCGCTGCTGTACGAGAAGTTCGACTCGGAGATGAGCCGGGGCGGGCTGAGCGTGGCGGACGGCGTGCCCCGAGGGGAGGACCTGCACGCCCTCAAGGCTGCCCTGGCTTTGGCCAAGCACGGCGTGAAGCCCCCCAACTGCAACTGCGATGGCCCTGAGTGCCCCGACTACCTGGAATGGCTGGAGCAGAAGATCAAAACGGCTCTCGGCGAAGAGCCGGCATCaccgcggccccgcgccgccgccaaccccccgccgcccccccaggAAGGTGCTATCGACCCCCAGCCGGTGCCTGAGACCGCCGAGCCGTGCCCGCCCGACGGCCTCCCCTTTTCCCAGAGCGCGTTGACCATCGCCAAGGAGAAGAACATCAGCCTGCAGACCGCCATAGCCATCGAAGCCCTGACGCAGCTCTCGGCCGCTCTCCCCCAGCCCGCCGGCGATGGTCAGCCCCCACcaccgccgcctccgccgccccctGCCGCCCCCTTCGGCCCCGGCCCCCTCACCCCGCCAGGGGCCGCGTGGCAGCGAGGGGATGAACCCCGTTATCCGCCGGAGCCCGGAGCAGCACCAGAGCCATTTTTCGGCGCGGCACCTCCCCGTGGGGGCTTTGCGGCGACGTGGGGGCTGGAGgccgagggggcggcgggggctggaGACCCCATGGcggagctggagcagctgctgggtAACGCTGACGACTACATCAAGGCAGCTTTCAAGAGACCCGAAGCGACGACTGGCAAAGTGACGGCGCCAAAAACGGAGCCCCCCGAACGAGCACTTGGCAAGGAAGCACCGGGTGGCCCCCGTTTGCCGCCGGCACCGTCGGAGCCTGACCTGCACAAGAAGACGCAGCTGGtcctgcagcagcatctccaCCACAAGCGCAGCCTCTTCCTCGAGCAAAGCctggcagcggcggcggcagccccccAAGATCGGCCGAGCGGCTGGTGGGCTCCCGGCGCTCCGGCCGTGCCCCAAAAGCCCTTCGAAAAGCAGGCcaaagagaagaagaagaaaacgCCGCCTGAAAAGCCCCCCCCGGCCAAACCGCTCCGTAAGCAAGTGCAGATCAAGAAGGCGAAGCAGAAGGACTCGCAGCCGCTCTTCCTGCCCCTCTGGCAGATCAGCCTGGAGGGGTTTCGGGCGCCCGCCGAACCCCCCACCGAAGAGATGCAAACCgaaccgccgccgccgcctgccttCCCGCTCCAGCCTCTTGCACTACCCCTGCCCGCCGCTTACCCCCCGCCGCCGAACCCCCTTGACGGCGGTCCCCCGGCTCCCGACTCTCAGGAAAGGGgtgcccccggggggggcccccaaaTTCACCCGGTGCCGGCGGGCTTGACCGGCTCAGAGGAAGCACCGGCCGCTCCCCCACCGGCCGCCCCAACCCCCATCGTGGTGGATGACAAGCTGGAAGAGCTCATCCGGCAATTTGAAGCTGAATTCGGGGAGAATTTCAACCTGCATCCCCCCGAGACACCTGCCCCGCTCGCTCCCGGGGCTGCCGAGCTGCCGGGGGGGCCATCGCAAGCCCTGCAagtgccccccgccgccgccaccgccgccgccgccccggctccgAGCAGCGCTCCCCAAGCCGGACCCAAAAGCTTTTCATTCTCACCGGGGAAGGGTCCGCTTTCGGAGCCCCCCTTCACCGCCCGGTCCCCCAAACAGATCAAAATCGAGTCTTCTGGTGCTATCACCGTGGTGTCGACCACGTGCTTTTACTCTGAGGAAAGCCAAAACCCGGACGCGGATGACGCCGACGGGACACCCACCAAGGACGAGGTGCCGCTGACGCCGACCCTGAGCGGCTTTTTGGAGTCGCCGCTGAAATACCTGGACACCCCCACCAAAAGCCTCCTGGACACCCCGGCCAAGCGGGCGCAAGCAGAGTTCCCCACCTGCGACTGCGTCGGTGAGCGAGCAGCCGTGCCCCGGGGATTcaccgcggggctggggggtggcaaGCCCTGGGGGTGGCATTTGGAGGAGGTGGCTTTGCAGGGTGGGGTTGTCCTGGGTAAAGAATGGCGCTGGCGTGGCAAAACCCCGATGCTGTGGAGCTCTCTTTCACTCTCTCTTCTCCACTCTTATTTTTACAGTCGGGTGGCAAACACTGAGGCACCGCCGCGTCACTGCGGGGGTGGTGCCAACACCGGCCCGGCTGTGCCGGCGTGGGTTGCAAGAGCATCAAAATCAAAGAGCTGTTGGGTTTTGCCTCTGCTTAACCGCTCAGCTCAATCCCATAGAGGGGCCTGTGGTTGTCCCAAGTGCCTAAAACCCACCTAAAAGCCAGCTCACCTGGTTATTCCTGCTATTTTAAGCCAAATTAGCTGGTTTGGGTTACTCAAAGTAACCCAAATTGTGACTCGGCATGTGCGCCTGGAGCTGTATTTGAAGCTGGGATGCTGGGTTGGTTGTTACGGGGTCAGTCACACCAGGATGGCTTGAAAAAGCACCAAACTCTTtggatttgttggggttttttggtgtgtgttgGTATTTGTTTGACTTTGCAGCAAGTGCTAAAGATTTCCTACCTGGTCCTTGCAGTCCACCTCCACCTGAGTGAGTGTGGGGAGATGGATCTTCCCTCCCCAAAATTTAGACCAGGGCTGCACTCCCCGGTGGGAGGATCAGGGTGAGGATTTGGGGCATCCAGCCAGAAAAATgagcccctgtgctgctgggagaggtGGCCTCAGGCTAAGTGCAAGCTGCACTTTATTAGCAGGGcttatgattatttatttatttgcttgtaaATGGCAGCAGTAATTAGCCCAAACGGCACCGAGCGAATTAAAGGCTTTTCTGGAGCTGCTTGAACTGATCTCAGAGTTTCACCCTGTGGTGCCAGGAAAAGATTCGGGTTGCTTTTTCTTTCGAAGTGTGGTTtaggggctgggagaggggggaTTCCCCCCCTGCCACCTCTCTCCCATTTTCTCAAGGAAAAGCTGTGAGAGAAAGCAATTAAGTAGGAGTCGGGGCTCGGTGCTTTATTAGGTGCCTGTGCTGTTAGACGCTGTAATAAAATCAGCCTTCGCTGCGTGTCCCGTATTGATCTCTGTCTGGacagctgcagcccagctgagcccgGCTTTCTCCTCACCCTGGCGCCCAGCCAGCTAGACATGACAGGAATGAAAATCAGGGCTGTTTGAGCAGAGGGATGGAAAGACAGATCAGAGCGGGCCGTCGCGCCGGATGCGTCCCACCCGGCGGCATTCGAGCATCCCCATGCGCCGGGGATCGACCCCTGCACCGCCGGGGCTGCCCGGAGCATATTCTGTTTCCCGTGCTGGCACCTTCCTGCCCTAAAAGCCCTGAGGGGTTTGTTGCTGCAGGGAGGTGTGTTGCTCACAGAGCTGTAGCCCTGGCATCCTTCTCCTGTAGCCCCAGCATCCTCCTGTAGCCCCAGCATCCTTCTCCCGTAGCCCCAGCATCCTTATCCCATAGTCCCAGCATCCTTCACCCTCTCCCCTTGCAGCAGCTCTTTCCTGGCACGGACTCAGCCAGCTTAGGGCATCTCTGAACATCCCCAAATCCTCCAGGCAAACCTAAAAGCAGGCAGCAGTAGTTTTCAGCCCCAAAATCATCCCGTGATGGTTTTAGCAGCGTCCAGCTGGGCTGCTCCCAGTGAGCGAGGCCAGGTGGGTGCCCAGGGTGGGaggtggtggggagcaggggggctgggggtgtggagagGGGTTTATGGGCGGAATCACCCGCTGCTGTTAATCGCGTCTTCTCAGCAGAGCTCCTCGTAACGCACTGCGCTCGAGCGCCCGGCGCAAATCCCCGCGCTGGGCTGGGgccgcagctgctgctgggatgctCAGAGGGCCTGCGGCTGCTCGAGGAGATTTCTGGGTCCCCAAAGGGGATGGGTGCCAAAGGGTGTAGGTTTGAGCACCCCTCCCCTTGTTGCCCAGTGGTATTTTAGTGCTGGGAGCATCTTCCAGAGCAAAAAATGAAGAGGAGCCTGCGGGTTGTTTAATGAACCCCTAATCGCAGCGTCCCTTCCCTGATGCTCGTAGGGGGAGACGCCCTTGAGGAACCTTTGATTTCTGGTGCACGAGGGCTTGGTTTGAGGGAATTTGGGGGTTAGTATCCTTTGGGGTGGCTGCTGGAGGCGCAAACCCCAAAATCTCTGTCCccccctcctgcctctgcagagcaaatcGTGGAGAAGGACGAGGGGCCGTATTACACCCACCTGGGCTCGGGGCCCACTGTGGCATCCATCAGGGAGCTCATGGAGGAGCGGTAAGGACCCTCACCCCGTCCCCTCCTGTCCCAGGTGGTGCTGAGGGTGAAGGGGGGCATTGTGAGGGTGAGTGGGGGGCCCACGGGGTGCTGTGAGGGTGAGTAGGGGCTCATGAGGGCAAATTGAGTCCCATGGGGTCCTGTGAGGGTGAGCAGGGGCTCCTGAGGATGAATGGGAGCCTGTGAGGGAGAACCAGGGTTTGTGAGGGGTCCTGAGAGGGCGAGTGGGGATCTTAGGGATCCCATAAGGGCAAATGGTGTCCCAGAAGGATAAGCGGGGGCTTACaagggcaagtggggtcctgtgGGGTCATGTGAGGTGAGTATGGGCTCCCGAGGGTGAGTGGAAATGGTGGGGAGCTCATGAGGGGTCCACGGAGGGCGAGTGGGGTGCTGTGAAGTGATTGGGGGCTTGTGAGGGGCCCATGAGGGCAAGTGGGGGACTTGTGAGTGTGGTGGGGGGCAAGCAGGGCTGACACCCATCCCCTGCAGGTACGGTGAGAAGGGCAAGGCCATCCGCATCGAGAAGGTCATCTACACGGGGAAGGAGGGCAAGAGCTCCCGGGGCTGCCCCATCGCCAAGTGGGTGAGTGTCTGCACCCTGGCTCTCATCCCTGCTCGGAGCCCTCCCCGAGGGAACGCTCCTGCCTGCGGACGAGGAGGTCCGGTGGCTGCAACAAGCAGGGGGGGGACGTTCGATCTGTGGCAGGCAAGGAGGAAGTGAGAGTGGTGACAGCCACCCCCCGGGAAACTCCCCGGGGCTTCCCGCCCTCGGCACCCGCTGAGCTGCACAAACTGCACGTCCAGCCCTGAGCCTGACACGTCCCCACTCCCGGCACCCCGAAACTTGTGGGGGTGAAGGCAGCCATgagagcccccccagccctgccccaacAAACCCACACAGGGTGCTGCGGAAGGCAGCCAGGACCCGCTTTTGGGGTCCTCCCCATCCTGGGAAGCGTTTGCCCTTGGAGTGGTCTGACTTGGcccctttggttttttttttccaggtgatcCGGAGACACAACCAAGAGGAGAAGCTGCTGTGCCTGGTGCGACACCGGGCCGGCCACCACTGCCAGAACGCTGTCATCATCATCCTGATCCTGGCCTGGGAGGGCATCCCCCGCACGCTGGGCGATACGCTCTACCAGGAGCTCACCGACACCCTCACCAAATACGGCAACCCCACCAGCCGCCGCTGCGGCTTGAACGACGAGTAAGTCACCCCGCGACACCGGGCCACTTCGGGGAGAGAcggggtgggaaggggggtgTGGGTTTCCCCCCTATTTTCGGAGCTGCCATCACCGCGCCGGCGGCTGACACTCCTCTGCGGTGTCCCTCCCGCAGCCGGACCTGCGCATGCCAAGGCAAAGACCCCAACACCTGCGGCGCTTCCTTCTCCTTCGGCTGCTCTTGGAGCATGTATTTTAATGGCTGCAAATACGCCCGGAGCAAAACTCCCCGCAAGTTCAGGCTGGTGGGGGACAATCCCAAAGAGGTGGGTGATGCGGGCGGAGTGGGGCAGCACCGGCAGGGCTGTGGGTTCGGATTTCTTTGACCTCCAGCACTGAGCTTTGCGGGGGGGGAAGcctgaaaataagttttcttgtGGGATTTTTGATGAATTATGGACATGGGGGAAAGAAAGCCAAGCTGGTGAAACCAGAGTGCAGGCTTATTGTGGTGTCCCAACGTCTAGAGGGACCCCAATGAATGGGGGTCCCAGCAACACCTTCTGCAACgcaatccttcctcagagccagcctgaccctgccctgggcagcttgaggccattccctcggggcctggcgctggggccttggctccagagactcatcccccctctctaccctctcctggcagggagttgcagagggccaggaggtctcccctcagcctcctcttctccagactgaacccccccagttccctcagccactccttatttttttcttttttttaatttttaaaatgaatgggGTCTCTCTAGAAACCCCAGGGAAGATGCCAGAGGGCTCATGGGTTGAGcaagtaaaagcagaaaagatgCTGAGGCTGGAGCTTGAACGGCCAAAACATCACCGGGAATTTAATCCACGTGGTTTGTGCGGTGGCGGACGTGGTAGGAAGGGTGGTCGGATGCGGTGTGGCGTGTGGGGGCTCTGCCCCCACTTCCATCCCCGCTGCTGAAACCCCTGGGTGACATCCTCCTCGTTTCCCTACCGCAGGAAGAGCTGCTCCGGAAAAGCTTTCAGGACTTGGCCACCGAGGTTGCTCCGCTTTACAAGAGGCTGGCACCACAAGCCTACCAAAACCAGGTACCGGCCCCCCACTCATCCCCTTCGGAACACGTCAGCCCGGCGGCCGGCAGAAACGGGTGTGGGTTGGTGGCACGCAGGAGAT comes from Athene noctua chromosome 28, bAthNoc1.hap1.1, whole genome shotgun sequence and encodes:
- the TET3 gene encoding methylcytosine dioxygenase TET3 yields the protein MEEGPINYVEERRLNEGSGLSLANGGRPEAGGTALMEPSGWSPGQPPAASKAHLEDVRNLVAFSAVAEAVSSYRLPPPGSPSLLYEKFDSEMSRGGLSVADGVPRGEDLHALKAALALAKHGVKPPNCNCDGPECPDYLEWLEQKIKTALGEEPASPRPRAAANPPPPPQEGAIDPQPVPETAEPCPPDGLPFSQSALTIAKEKNISLQTAIAIEALTQLSAALPQPAGDGQPPPPPPPPPPAAPFGPGPLTPPGAAWQRGDEPRYPPEPGAAPEPFFGAAPPRGGFAATWGLEAEGAAGAGDPMAELEQLLGNADDYIKAAFKRPEATTGKVTAPKTEPPERALGKEAPGGPRLPPAPSEPDLHKKTQLVLQQHLHHKRSLFLEQSLAAAAAAPQDRPSGWWAPGAPAVPQKPFEKQAKEKKKKTPPEKPPPAKPLRKQVQIKKAKQKDSQPLFLPLWQISLEGFRAPAEPPTEEMQTEPPPPPAFPLQPLALPLPAAYPPPPNPLDGGPPAPDSQERGAPGGGPQIHPVPAGLTGSEEAPAAPPPAAPTPIVVDDKLEELIRQFEAEFGENFNLHPPETPAPLAPGAAELPGGPSQALQVPPAAATAAAAPAPSSAPQAGPKSFSFSPGKGPLSEPPFTARSPKQIKIESSGAITVVSTTCFYSEESQNPDADDADGTPTKDEVPLTPTLSGFLESPLKYLDTPTKSLLDTPAKRAQAEFPTCDCVEQIVEKDEGPYYTHLGSGPTVASIRELMEERYGEKGKAIRIEKVIYTGKEGKSSRGCPIAKWVIRRHNQEEKLLCLVRHRAGHHCQNAVIIILILAWEGIPRTLGDTLYQELTDTLTKYGNPTSRRCGLNDDRTCACQGKDPNTCGASFSFGCSWSMYFNGCKYARSKTPRKFRLVGDNPKEEELLRKSFQDLATEVAPLYKRLAPQAYQNQVTNEDVAIDCRLGLKEGRPFSGVTACMDFCAHAHKDQHNLYNGCTVVCTLTKEDNRVVGKIPEDEQLHVLPLYKMSSTDEFGSEENQNAKVGSGAIQVLTSFPREVRKLPEPAKSCRQRQLEAKKAAAEKKKLQKEKLMTPEKFKQEALELPMLQQNAGMALKSGLPPQPLKPSIKVEPQSHYNAFKYNGNAVVESYSVLGSCRPSDPYSMNSVYSYHSYYAQPNLPSVNGFHSKFALPSFGYYGFSSNHVFPSQFLNYGVPERSGSSWVSNGYEKKPDVPALQESLNHTYGNSDFPEPIPHSVRSKNHHQRTYERANRYASQQKAAAAGTHRTSSGSEETPSFAQNCFSSRPIKQEPPDPPPAIEPLPGTVAMPGTGLALPAVPARGGGPEQRWSPFKASRGMSSPERTSTTEGSWSALALGSGGREKPSAFDAAARLPPPEKQWPNVLSGEAAARGSGLLPKPWSPCKLGEAALAGTGTPSLLGPLGFSSALPGLASFPEEPWGSVKAEERRMPAPSPGLPEKLWEAAVGEKGAAGPRREKPWDPFGLEEDLPEKAVKEEEEEDEEEEEEEEEEWSDSEHNFLDENIGGVAVAPAHGSILIECARRELHATTPLKKPNRCHPTRISLVFYQHKNLNQPNHGLALWEAKMKQLAERARARQEEAARLGLPPDAKAFAKKRKWGGALATEAPSKERRDSVPTRQAVAIPTNSAITVSSYAYTKVTGPYSRWI